The Anaeromyxobacter sp. genome includes a window with the following:
- a CDS encoding GDP-L-fucose synthase → MPIHWPSERILVTGGNGFLGSFVVEELRRRGARELFCPRSSDYDLVDMAAVRAVYRDTQPTLVLHLAARVGGIGANRDNPGKFFYDNLMMGVQLIEVGRQVGLKKLVALGTICAYPKFCPVPFKEADLWNGYPEETNAPYGIAKKALLVQSEAYRQQYGMNSVVLFPVNLYGPRDNFDLHTSHVVPALIRKCLEARDRGDAQVVVWGSGAASREFLHARDAAAGICDAAERYDKSEAVNLGAGFEITIRDLVPLVARLCRFEGQVVWDATKPDGQPRRMLDTSRALAEFGWQARIGFEEGLRETVEWYEAEGRKAT, encoded by the coding sequence ATGCCCATCCACTGGCCTTCCGAGCGCATCCTCGTCACCGGCGGCAACGGCTTCCTGGGCTCCTTCGTGGTGGAGGAGCTGCGGCGCCGCGGCGCCCGCGAGCTCTTCTGCCCCCGCTCCAGCGACTACGACCTGGTGGACATGGCGGCGGTGCGCGCCGTGTACCGCGACACCCAGCCCACCCTGGTGCTGCACCTGGCGGCGCGGGTGGGCGGCATCGGCGCCAACCGGGACAACCCGGGCAAGTTCTTCTACGACAACCTGATGATGGGGGTGCAGCTCATCGAGGTGGGGCGGCAGGTGGGCCTGAAGAAGCTGGTGGCGCTGGGCACCATCTGCGCCTACCCCAAGTTCTGCCCGGTGCCCTTCAAGGAGGCCGACCTCTGGAACGGCTACCCGGAGGAGACCAACGCCCCCTACGGCATCGCCAAGAAGGCGCTGCTGGTGCAGAGCGAGGCCTACCGGCAGCAGTACGGCATGAACTCGGTGGTGCTCTTCCCGGTGAACCTGTACGGCCCGCGCGACAACTTCGACCTGCACACCTCGCACGTGGTGCCGGCGCTGATCCGCAAGTGCCTGGAGGCGCGCGACCGCGGCGACGCCCAGGTGGTGGTGTGGGGCAGCGGGGCCGCCTCGCGCGAGTTCCTGCACGCCCGCGACGCCGCGGCCGGCATCTGCGACGCCGCCGAGCGGTACGACAAGAGCGAGGCGGTGAACCTGGGGGCGGGCTTCGAGATCACCATCCGCGACCTGGTGCCGCTGGTGGCACGTCTGTGCCGCTTCGAGGGTCAGGTGGTCTGGGACGCCACCAAGCCCGACGGGCAGCCGCGTCGCATGCTGGACACCTCCAGGGCG